Proteins from one Desulfobacterales bacterium genomic window:
- the rlmB gene encoding 23S rRNA (guanosine(2251)-2'-O)-methyltransferase RlmB, whose amino-acid sequence MKNYSDKISTKTTEFLYGIHPVIEALKAGRRTFHEIYIEETKKNNRFDKIMFLAKSLAIPVTMVSNSFLDKSSGLKLHQGVCAKVTEYESFDILDITQNTQPIFLLILDGIIDPNNLGALIRTGVCAGIDGVIIPKDRSCSPTAAVSKSSSGALEYVKLCIVNNIVRTITELKEKNLWMIGLEAGSKKNIYETDFTGSIGIVIGSEDKGMRPLVKKSCDFLASIPQKGQISSLNASSAGAVALYEAYRQRNFAKI is encoded by the coding sequence ATGAAAAATTATTCTGATAAGATAAGTACTAAAACAACAGAATTTCTTTATGGAATACATCCTGTAATTGAGGCTTTAAAAGCAGGTAGAAGAACATTCCATGAAATTTATATTGAAGAAACGAAAAAAAATAATAGATTTGATAAAATTATGTTTTTAGCCAAATCATTAGCAATACCAGTTACTATGGTTTCTAATTCTTTTCTTGATAAATCGTCGGGTTTAAAACTCCATCAAGGAGTTTGCGCAAAGGTAACTGAATATGAATCTTTTGATATTTTAGATATAACCCAAAACACGCAGCCGATATTTTTGCTTATTCTTGATGGAATCATTGACCCTAATAATCTTGGAGCTCTTATACGAACTGGAGTTTGTGCAGGCATAGATGGCGTTATAATTCCAAAAGATAGGTCTTGTTCTCCAACAGCGGCTGTTTCAAAATCATCGTCTGGAGCTCTTGAATATGTTAAACTGTGTATAGTGAATAACATTGTTAGAACTATAACAGAGCTCAAGGAAAAAAATTTGTGGATGATAGGGCTTGAAGCTGGCAGTAAAAAAAATATATACGAAACTGATTTTACAGGTTCAATAGGTATTGTAATAGGTAGTGAAGATAAAGGCATGAGGCCTCTTGTAAAAAAATCATGTGATTTTTTAGCATCAATCCCGCAAAAAGGGCAAATTAGTTCTCTTAATGCATCTTCGGCTGGAGCAGTTGCTTTGTATGAAGCATATAGGCAGAGAAATTTTGCAAAGATTTAA
- a CDS encoding glutamine--tRNA ligase/YqeY domain fusion protein, with translation MSSSNDSKESLDFIRRIITDDINSNKNNGKVETRFPPEPNGYLHIGHAKSICLNFGIAKEFNGVCHLRFDDTNPTKESTEYVESIKKDVKWLGFNWGDNLFYASDYFDRLHEYAVELIKQGKAYVCGLTQDEARNYRGTLTEPGKESPYRDRTIEKNLEFFKKMKAGEFEDGSYVLRAKIDMASPNINMRDPTLYRIRKVSHHRTDDKWCIYPMYDFTHCLSDSIEGITHSICTLEFENNRPLYDWILDTLNVECHPQQIEFARLNLSFTVLSKRKLIDLVEKGYVSGWDDPRMPTISGMRRRGYTPESIRNFCDKIGVARKDSLVDMALLEHCVREDLNKKAPRVMAVLNPLKIVIENYLDDLEEYLDAVNNPEDETMGSRKVPFSKILYIEQDDFKEDAPKKFYRLAPGREVRLRYGYYITCKDVIKDEKTGEIIELRCTYDPETKGGYSQDGRKVKSTLHWVSAKHSIQAEVRLYNHLFTKIDPPENEDDYIACLNANSIEVLNSCYVEPSLKNSKLGNFFQFERLGYFCIDSVDSKDDKLVFNRTVTLKDEWAKIEKSGKS, from the coding sequence ATGTCAAGTAGCAATGATTCAAAAGAATCACTTGATTTTATACGAAGAATAATAACTGACGATATTAATTCTAATAAAAACAACGGAAAAGTCGAAACGAGATTTCCTCCTGAACCTAATGGATATCTCCATATTGGTCATGCAAAATCAATCTGCTTAAATTTTGGTATTGCCAAAGAATTTAATGGAGTCTGTCATTTAAGATTTGACGACACAAATCCAACAAAAGAAAGCACAGAATACGTTGAATCCATAAAAAAAGATGTAAAATGGCTTGGCTTTAACTGGGGAGATAATTTGTTTTATGCGTCCGACTATTTTGACCGATTACATGAATATGCTGTTGAACTTATAAAACAAGGGAAAGCTTATGTTTGCGGCCTGACTCAAGACGAAGCACGTAATTATCGTGGAACACTTACAGAACCAGGAAAAGAAAGCCCTTATAGAGATAGAACGATTGAAAAAAATTTAGAATTTTTTAAAAAAATGAAAGCTGGCGAATTTGAAGACGGAAGCTATGTTCTTCGAGCTAAAATAGATATGGCATCCCCAAATATTAACATGAGAGATCCTACTTTATATAGAATACGAAAAGTTTCCCATCATCGGACAGATGATAAATGGTGTATCTATCCGATGTATGATTTTACCCATTGTCTTTCAGACTCAATTGAAGGCATAACCCATTCAATATGCACCTTGGAATTTGAAAATAATCGTCCTCTGTATGATTGGATTTTAGATACGCTTAATGTTGAATGCCACCCTCAACAAATTGAGTTTGCAAGGCTTAATTTAAGTTTCACTGTTCTTAGTAAAAGAAAATTAATCGACCTTGTTGAAAAAGGCTATGTATCAGGCTGGGATGACCCAAGAATGCCTACAATAAGCGGTATGAGACGAAGAGGATACACTCCTGAATCAATCCGAAATTTTTGTGATAAAATAGGAGTTGCTAGAAAAGACAGCCTTGTTGATATGGCATTACTCGAACATTGTGTAAGAGAAGATTTAAACAAAAAGGCTCCTCGAGTTATGGCTGTTCTTAACCCCCTTAAAATTGTAATTGAAAATTATCTCGACGATTTAGAAGAATATCTTGATGCTGTAAATAATCCTGAAGATGAAACTATGGGATCAAGAAAAGTGCCGTTTTCAAAAATATTATACATTGAACAAGATGATTTTAAGGAAGACGCTCCGAAAAAATTTTACAGACTTGCTCCTGGCAGAGAAGTTAGGCTTAGATATGGATATTATATAACCTGTAAAGATGTTATCAAAGATGAAAAAACAGGCGAAATAATCGAGCTTAGATGTACCTATGATCCTGAAACAAAAGGAGGCTATTCTCAAGATGGTCGTAAAGTAAAATCAACCCTGCATTGGGTATCTGCAAAACATTCTATTCAGGCAGAAGTAAGATTATATAATCATCTTTTTACAAAAATTGATCCACCTGAAAATGAAGACGATTATATAGCCTGCTTAAATGCTAATTCAATTGAAGTATTAAACTCATGTTATGTTGAGCCAAGTCTTAAAAATTCGAAACTCGGAAATTTTTTCCAATTTGAAAGGCTCGGATATTTCTGTATCGACTCTGTTGACTCAAAAGACGATAAGCTTGTTTTTAATCGCACAGTAACTTTAAAGGATGAATGGGCTAAAATTGAAAAATCAGGGAAATCATAA
- a CDS encoding DUF370 domain-containing protein: MEYLILNIGFGNTVVADRVICVISPNSAPMKRFKEEAKEDKRLIDATQGRKTRAMIIMDSNHVILSAIQAETISQRLAALKNAKNSNELIGETKISEESD; the protein is encoded by the coding sequence ATGGAATACTTAATTTTGAATATAGGCTTCGGAAATACAGTTGTAGCTGATAGGGTGATTTGTGTAATTTCTCCTAATTCTGCCCCGATGAAAAGATTTAAAGAGGAAGCAAAAGAGGATAAAAGATTAATTGATGCAACTCAAGGCAGAAAAACAAGAGCCATGATAATAATGGACAGTAATCATGTAATTTTATCAGCGATACAGGCTGAAACTATTTCTCAACGTTTAGCAGCGTTAAAAAATGCTAAAAATTCAAATGAATTAATAGGAGAGACTAAGATCAGTGAAGAATCGGATTGA
- a CDS encoding Trm112 family protein, with protein sequence MPIKEELLKILVCPKCKGQIYLNPSKDGLICDSCKLLYEIREDIPIMLIDEAKAIN encoded by the coding sequence ATGCCTATAAAAGAAGAGCTTTTAAAAATTTTAGTATGCCCTAAATGTAAAGGGCAAATATACTTGAACCCATCAAAAGATGGGCTTATTTGTGATTCATGTAAGCTTTTATATGAAATAAGAGAAGATATTCCTATTATGCTTATAGACGAAGCAAAGGCGATCAATTAA
- a CDS encoding YicC family protein: MIKSMTAFGSSESVLEKVTVTVEIKSYNSKYLDLFFRLPQGYNFIEDKIKSIISNKVSRGKIEIKVSIKEGSSVVDIFEIDEAKAKSYHNSILKLKELFQTHEEISVTELILKYGNVIIPVEKKKDDETISNIIIDTLNRTLDNLDIMKTHEGNYIASDLIKRIESIEKAINEIKNNSTNLISLYQERLKDRIINLTKGIVEIDPVRIAQESAMLADKSDISEEIVRTNSHLSQFKTIMNSNELSGRKLNFLLQELNRELNTIGSKTIMADVAHIVVNAKSEIEKIREQVQNIE, translated from the coding sequence ATGATAAAAAGCATGACCGCGTTTGGAAGTTCTGAATCAGTATTAGAAAAAGTTACAGTAACCGTAGAAATAAAATCTTATAACAGCAAATATCTTGATTTGTTTTTTCGTTTGCCTCAGGGGTATAATTTTATTGAAGATAAAATAAAAAGTATAATTTCCAATAAGGTATCACGGGGAAAAATTGAAATTAAAGTAAGTATCAAAGAAGGCTCATCAGTCGTTGATATATTTGAAATAGATGAAGCAAAGGCTAAATCTTATCATAACAGCATTTTAAAACTAAAAGAACTTTTTCAAACTCATGAAGAAATATCCGTTACAGAATTAATTTTAAAATATGGTAATGTAATAATCCCTGTTGAAAAGAAAAAAGATGATGAAACAATATCAAATATCATTATAGATACTCTTAACAGAACTCTTGACAATCTTGACATCATGAAAACACATGAAGGAAATTATATTGCATCTGATTTGATTAAAAGAATTGAAAGTATTGAAAAAGCAATAAATGAGATAAAAAATAATTCTACTAATTTAATTAGTCTATACCAAGAGCGTTTAAAAGATAGAATAATTAACTTGACTAAGGGAATAGTTGAAATCGATCCAGTTAGAATAGCTCAAGAATCGGCAATGTTAGCTGATAAATCAGATATCTCTGAAGAAATTGTTAGAACTAATAGCCATTTATCTCAATTTAAAACCATAATGAATTCCAATGAACTGTCTGGAAGAAAGCTTAATTTTTTACTACAGGAATTAAACAGAGAGTTAAATACAATTGGTTCGAAAACTATAATGGCTGATGTTGCGCATATTGTTGTTAATGCAAAATCTGAAATTGAAAAAATTCGTGAACAGGTTCAGAATATTGAGTGA
- a CDS encoding beta-lactamase family protein — translation MKAFVYKTINVPKDLSKVTTYRLEDESPIEETGMTKEGKDAIWAGVEDYYRTGVHPSIIFCMRRKGKVVLNRAIGHAQGNGPDDSPDAKKILAKPETPVCMFSATKAVTAMLMHYLVEKKLINLTDPVSYYVPEFGAEGKENTTIYHVLSHQGGFPVISSDADPEILFDFDAAVKLLCKSKPASIAGRKISYHAITGGFILGELAKRVTGKNLREILAEAVQKPLVFKYFNYGVDDEGVDKVAINYPTGFPVVFPLSYVASRALGIPWKDVVRISNDKRFLTSIIPSANLVATADEICKFFQLLLNKGSLDGVRVFEPLTVKRAIMETSFTVSDNIVLIPMRYSAGMMLGSSPMSLMFGPFTEKAFGHWGFINMFCWADPERDISVALLNTGKPLVGPHLVKHYKLLSLISKYAAKINPASL, via the coding sequence ATGAAAGCATTCGTATATAAAACTATAAATGTCCCAAAAGATTTAAGTAAAGTCACAACATACCGCCTAGAAGATGAAAGTCCTATCGAAGAAACAGGGATGACAAAAGAAGGAAAAGACGCTATATGGGCAGGTGTTGAAGATTATTACAGAACCGGTGTTCATCCGTCTATAATTTTTTGCATGAGAAGAAAAGGAAAGGTCGTACTAAATCGAGCGATAGGTCATGCTCAAGGCAATGGTCCTGATGATTCTCCTGATGCTAAAAAAATTCTCGCAAAACCTGAAACTCCTGTTTGTATGTTTTCAGCTACAAAAGCAGTTACCGCAATGTTAATGCATTATCTTGTAGAAAAAAAACTTATAAATTTAACTGATCCTGTTTCCTACTATGTGCCTGAATTTGGAGCTGAAGGCAAAGAAAATACAACTATTTATCATGTTCTTTCCCATCAAGGAGGTTTCCCTGTTATATCGAGTGATGCTGACCCTGAAATTTTGTTTGATTTTGATGCAGCAGTAAAACTTTTATGCAAGTCTAAACCTGCATCTATTGCCGGCAGAAAAATTTCCTATCATGCAATTACTGGGGGATTTATTTTAGGGGAGCTTGCAAAACGAGTCACTGGGAAAAATTTGCGTGAAATATTAGCGGAAGCTGTTCAAAAGCCCCTTGTATTTAAATATTTTAATTATGGGGTTGATGACGAAGGCGTTGACAAAGTAGCTATAAATTATCCAACAGGATTTCCTGTTGTGTTTCCCCTTTCTTATGTGGCAAGCAGAGCTCTTGGAATTCCATGGAAAGATGTTGTTAGAATATCTAATGATAAAAGATTTCTAACATCTATTATTCCTTCAGCTAATCTTGTAGCTACAGCAGATGAAATATGCAAATTCTTTCAGTTATTGCTTAATAAAGGATCTCTCGATGGTGTTCGTGTTTTTGAGCCTTTGACTGTAAAACGAGCAATAATGGAAACAAGTTTTACAGTATCTGATAATATTGTTCTTATTCCTATGCGTTACAGCGCGGGCATGATGCTTGGCAGCAGCCCAATGAGTCTTATGTTTGGGCCGTTTACAGAAAAAGCTTTTGGTCATTGGGGATTCATTAATATGTTTTGTTGGGCTGATCCTGAACGAGATATTTCTGTTGCGTTGCTTAATACTGGTAAGCCTTTAGTTGGACCTCATCTGGTTAAACATTATAAGTTATTAAGCTTAATATCGAAATATGCGGCTAAAATAAATCCAGCATCGCTTTGA
- a CDS encoding ATP-binding cassette domain-containing protein: MSFDVFDAEIHAIVGENGSGKTTLMNIIDVFFKPNSGKIILNGNYEQMEALRRSFYNDFFWFYRSFVRMAFSDLFEFLLSNFSCISVYNLLFSADISKKKNEASFSVIDIRLLSNTASFVNISNKIVSTIILFPKI, encoded by the coding sequence ATATCGTTTGATGTTTTTGATGCTGAGATTCATGCAATTGTTGGAGAAAACGGCTCCGGCAAAACAACTTTAATGAATATAATTGACGTTTTTTTTAAGCCTAATAGCGGGAAAATTATTCTTAATGGTAATTATGAGCAGATGGAAGCCCTAAGGCGTTCTTTTTATAACGATTTTTTTTGGTTTTACAGAAGCTTTGTCCGAATGGCTTTCAGTGATTTATTCGAATTTCTCCTGTCAAATTTTTCTTGCATTTCCGTATATAATTTGCTTTTTAGTGCTGATATTTCAAAGAAAAAAAATGAAGCCTCCTTCAGCGTTATCGATATAAGATTGTTGTCTAATACAGCTTCATTTGTAAACATTTCAAATAAAATTGTTTCAACAATTATACTATTTCCCAAAATATAA
- a CDS encoding DUF4416 family protein, which translates to MSLPKPPRPAKLVMSLFIREKEIISNIFEILCDKFGKIDMISDWIPFDFTNYYMEEMGHPLFRRMISFKNLINQGDLPEIKLFTNNIENKVSMFPKKRVVNIDPGYLLLERFVLATGKNYSHRIYIGNNIYADLTLIYQKGGFKTLPWTYPDYAQDNMINFLEAVRKKYTYDLKTIEDYL; encoded by the coding sequence ATGAGCTTACCTAAACCGCCAAGACCGGCGAAACTTGTAATGAGTCTTTTTATTAGAGAAAAAGAGATTATTTCTAATATTTTTGAAATATTATGTGACAAGTTTGGAAAAATTGATATGATAAGCGACTGGATCCCTTTTGATTTTACTAATTATTATATGGAAGAGATGGGGCATCCGCTTTTTAGAAGAATGATTAGTTTTAAGAATTTAATAAATCAAGGGGATTTACCTGAAATAAAATTATTTACAAATAATATTGAAAATAAAGTTTCAATGTTTCCGAAAAAAAGAGTTGTTAATATCGACCCTGGTTATCTTCTCCTTGAAAGATTCGTGCTTGCAACTGGAAAAAATTATTCTCACAGAATATATATTGGAAATAATATTTATGCTGACTTGACCCTTATCTATCAAAAAGGCGGATTTAAAACATTACCGTGGACTTACCCTGATTATGCTCAAGATAATATGATTAATTTTCTTGAAGCAGTTCGAAAAAAATACACCTACGATTTAAAAACTATTGAGGATTATTTATGA
- a CDS encoding carbon-nitrogen family hydrolase, whose protein sequence is MENTKIRAGIIQFDVKLGDTNYNLKKALEMISALKEKGVEIAVMPEMWSSGFDNKNISEQAKYSPYILEKISNAANANNMIIAGSMPEYADSKIYNTLYVVEKNGKIAGYYRKIHLFSNTNEDKFYGSGDKTVVLETSLGSIGLMTCYDIRFPELARTLVLKGAKIILLSAQWPKFRVHHWDVLLQARAIENQLFVIASNRCGIENELEFAGHSQIISPFGNILAKAEYEECYLDGVLEFQELYEYRTKLPCLKERVPDVYFK, encoded by the coding sequence ATGGAAAATACTAAGATACGAGCCGGAATAATTCAATTTGATGTGAAACTCGGCGATACGAATTATAATTTAAAAAAAGCATTGGAAATGATTAGTGCCCTTAAAGAAAAAGGCGTTGAAATAGCAGTTATGCCTGAAATGTGGTCGAGTGGTTTTGATAACAAAAATATATCGGAGCAAGCTAAATATAGTCCGTATATTCTTGAAAAAATATCAAACGCCGCAAATGCTAATAATATGATAATAGCTGGCTCTATGCCTGAATATGCAGATTCAAAGATTTATAACACTTTATATGTCGTAGAAAAAAATGGAAAAATAGCTGGTTATTATCGTAAGATTCATCTTTTTTCAAATACGAATGAAGATAAATTTTATGGATCCGGAGACAAAACAGTGGTCCTCGAGACGTCTTTAGGTTCCATTGGTCTTATGACTTGTTACGATATAAGATTTCCAGAACTTGCGAGAACACTTGTTTTAAAAGGAGCTAAAATTATTCTTCTTTCAGCTCAATGGCCGAAATTTAGGGTACACCATTGGGATGTTCTTCTTCAAGCAAGAGCTATAGAAAATCAGCTTTTTGTTATTGCTTCAAACCGATGTGGAATAGAAAATGAGCTTGAGTTCGCAGGTCATTCTCAAATTATATCGCCATTTGGGAATATTCTCGCTAAGGCTGAATATGAAGAATGTTACCTTGATGGTGTCCTCGAATTTCAGGAATTATATGAATATAGGACAAAACTTCCATGTTTAAAAGAACGAGTTCCAGATGTATATTTTAAATAG
- a CDS encoding dual specificity protein phosphatase family protein, which produces MKKLSSYHPLKYGVYLSIIGIVIISCSYLFWKNNLIGYWTGFSAIFVSISYFANSTILFGKNQNGKLALHSILILPYLIIIRLIWHIQKLISNESKMDKVTDNLYAGRRILNFEVPNFITQVIDLTCEFNEPSKIAKEKKYYSLSILDGGTPQISHLRNILSNINLSNEKTLIHCAKGHGRTSMIIVLFLLKNGICNNIEEAINFLISKRPKAKMNKHQKQFVEKFYNNL; this is translated from the coding sequence ATGAAAAAATTAAGTTCATATCATCCTTTAAAATATGGAGTTTATCTATCTATAATCGGCATAGTTATAATTTCTTGTTCCTATCTTTTTTGGAAAAATAACTTAATAGGATATTGGACAGGCTTTTCAGCTATATTTGTATCAATATCGTATTTTGCTAACAGCACAATATTATTCGGCAAAAATCAAAATGGGAAATTAGCTCTTCATTCTATTCTAATTTTACCTTATCTAATTATAATTAGGCTAATTTGGCATATACAAAAGCTAATATCAAACGAATCTAAAATGGATAAAGTTACTGATAATTTATATGCCGGAAGAAGGATTCTAAACTTTGAAGTACCGAATTTTATAACTCAGGTTATTGATTTAACTTGTGAGTTTAACGAGCCTTCAAAAATTGCAAAAGAAAAAAAATATTATTCCCTTTCAATATTAGATGGAGGCACGCCTCAAATTTCTCATTTACGAAATATTCTATCAAATATTAACTTAAGTAATGAAAAGACTCTAATTCATTGCGCTAAAGGCCATGGACGGACATCTATGATTATTGTTTTATTTTTACTTAAAAATGGAATTTGCAATAATATCGAAGAAGCTATAAACTTTCTTATATCTAAAAGACCAAAAGCAAAAATGAATAAACATCAAAAACAATTTGTCGAAAAATTTTATAATAATCTATAA
- the gmk gene encoding guanylate kinase → MENEAKETKKQGRLFIISAPSGAGKSTLIKAILKDFPLIKYSISHTTRKPRKGENEGIEYFFIGKEEFKKMIEKNLWAEWAEVHDNYYGTSIKYIEDNINSGTNILLDLDVQGAINLMKKYPDSITIFIMPPSMEELKRRLESRGTDTPETIAKRLFNAKEEISHKDLYSHIIINDDLNESIKKITSVVNSYLQLNV, encoded by the coding sequence ATTGAAAATGAAGCGAAAGAAACAAAAAAGCAAGGGCGTTTATTTATTATTTCTGCGCCTTCTGGAGCGGGCAAGTCTACTTTAATAAAAGCAATTTTAAAGGATTTTCCTCTTATTAAATATTCGATATCCCATACAACAAGAAAGCCAAGAAAAGGCGAAAATGAGGGTATCGAATATTTTTTCATCGGAAAAGAAGAATTTAAAAAAATGATAGAAAAAAATCTTTGGGCTGAATGGGCGGAAGTTCATGATAATTATTACGGAACATCTATAAAATATATAGAAGATAATATTAATAGCGGAACGAATATACTCTTAGACCTTGATGTTCAAGGTGCTATTAATCTCATGAAAAAATATCCCGATAGCATTACAATTTTTATAATGCCTCCTTCAATGGAAGAACTTAAAAGACGCCTTGAGTCAAGGGGTACTGATACTCCTGAAACTATTGCTAAAAGGCTTTTCAATGCTAAAGAAGAGATTTCCCACAAAGATTTATATTCTCATATAATTATAAATGACGACCTCAATGAATCAATAAAAAAAATAACTTCCGTAGTAAATTCGTATTTACAGTTGAATGTTTGA
- the icd gene encoding isocitrate dehydrogenase (NADP(+)): MSSENSIIKISEGKLIVPDFPKIPFIEGDGTGPDIWRASKLVFDEAVNAVYKSAKKINWLEIYVGEKGHKISGEWLSNEALETIKKHVVAIKGPLTTPVGKGIRSLNVTIRQKLDLYACVRPVQYIDSVPSPMKAPNKVNMVVFRENTEDVYAGIEWSSGSDEAKKVINFLKENMGSDISIDSGIGIKPISPKNTKRLVAKAIQYAIDNNLPSVTLMHKGNIMKFTEGAFRNWGYEAAAGLFGDKIITEAELYDKYNGKQPEGKVVIKDRIADMLFQQVLLRPDEFSVIATPNLNGDYISDALAAQVGGLGMAPGANIGDECAVFEATHGTAPKYAGLDKVNPSSLILSGAMMLEYMGWKEASTLIKNSLKNTIKQKIVTYDLARQMEGAKEVKCSEFAEAIVKNMSISKYSF; encoded by the coding sequence ATGAGTTCAGAAAATAGCATTATCAAAATTAGTGAAGGCAAGCTTATTGTTCCGGATTTCCCAAAAATTCCTTTTATTGAGGGGGACGGTACAGGTCCCGATATATGGCGTGCCTCAAAATTAGTTTTTGACGAGGCTGTAAATGCAGTCTATAAATCAGCAAAAAAAATTAATTGGCTTGAAATTTATGTAGGCGAAAAAGGCCATAAAATTAGTGGCGAATGGCTCTCCAATGAAGCCCTTGAAACTATAAAAAAACATGTTGTAGCAATAAAAGGTCCCCTTACAACTCCAGTTGGAAAAGGAATAAGAAGTCTTAATGTTACGATCAGGCAAAAATTAGATTTATACGCATGCGTAAGGCCTGTTCAATATATTGATTCTGTTCCAAGTCCTATGAAAGCTCCTAATAAAGTAAACATGGTTGTTTTTAGGGAGAATACAGAAGATGTTTATGCCGGTATTGAATGGTCATCAGGAAGCGATGAAGCCAAAAAAGTTATAAATTTTTTAAAAGAAAATATGGGTTCGGATATCAGCATTGATTCAGGTATAGGAATCAAACCAATCAGTCCTAAAAATACTAAAAGGCTTGTAGCAAAAGCTATACAGTATGCTATCGATAATAACCTTCCGAGTGTTACATTAATGCATAAAGGTAATATAATGAAATTCACAGAAGGGGCTTTTAGAAACTGGGGATATGAAGCCGCAGCCGGGTTATTCGGAGATAAAATCATTACAGAAGCTGAACTTTATGACAAATATAATGGAAAACAACCTGAAGGTAAAGTTGTAATTAAAGACAGAATAGCTGATATGCTTTTTCAACAGGTTTTATTAAGACCAGATGAATTTTCTGTTATAGCGACTCCTAATTTGAATGGAGATTATATATCCGATGCACTTGCCGCACAAGTTGGCGGCCTTGGAATGGCGCCTGGAGCTAATATTGGAGATGAATGCGCAGTTTTTGAAGCAACCCATGGAACAGCACCTAAATATGCTGGCCTTGATAAAGTGAATCCAAGCTCACTTATTTTATCAGGTGCAATGATGCTTGAATATATGGGATGGAAAGAAGCATCGACATTGATTAAAAATTCTTTAAAAAATACTATAAAACAAAAAATTGTAACTTACGACCTTGCAAGACAAATGGAAGGTGCAAAAGAAGTTAAATGCTCAGAATTTGCTGAAGCTATTGTGAAAAATATGTCGATTTCCAAATATAGTTTTTAA
- the rfaD gene encoding ADP-glyceromanno-heptose 6-epimerase encodes MYIVTGGAGFIGSAVVWKLNQMGIDDILVVDNLGKSEKWKNLVNRKYLDYVHKSKFLELLNHEHFGGIHAIIHMGACSSTTERDSDYLYSNNFKFSKSIAEYAVNRGIRLINASSAATYGDGLTGFDDNEDSIEMLKPLNMYGYSKQIFDIWAKKSNLLDKIVSLKFFNVFGPNEYHKDDMSSVIYKSYNQIRESGKIKLFKSYKPNYADGEQMRDFVYVKDCVEIIFKLIENPNVNGIFNIGTGRARTWNDLAKSVFKAMNVPVNIEYVPMPESIRDRYQYFTQAEMKKLNDSPCALNFTSLEIAAEDYIKNYLMKADMYL; translated from the coding sequence ATGTATATTGTAACTGGAGGAGCTGGATTTATTGGAAGCGCTGTGGTATGGAAATTAAATCAAATGGGAATCGATGATATTCTTGTTGTCGATAACCTTGGGAAATCGGAAAAATGGAAAAATCTGGTAAATCGTAAATATCTTGACTATGTTCATAAATCAAAGTTTTTAGAGCTTCTTAATCATGAACACTTTGGCGGCATTCATGCAATTATCCACATGGGGGCATGCTCATCAACAACTGAAAGGGATTCCGATTATCTTTATTCAAATAATTTTAAATTTTCTAAATCCATCGCTGAATATGCTGTAAATCGAGGTATAAGGCTCATAAATGCTTCAAGTGCTGCGACTTATGGAGATGGACTAACGGGCTTTGACGATAATGAAGATAGTATTGAAATGCTAAAACCTCTTAATATGTATGGATATTCAAAACAGATATTTGATATCTGGGCAAAAAAATCTAATCTGCTCGATAAAATAGTTAGTTTAAAATTTTTTAATGTTTTTGGGCCTAATGAATACCATAAAGACGATATGTCCAGCGTTATTTACAAATCATATAATCAAATCCGTGAAAGCGGAAAAATAAAGCTTTTTAAATCCTATAAGCCTAATTATGCTGATGGTGAACAAATGAGGGATTTCGTTTATGTTAAAGACTGCGTAGAAATAATTTTTAAACTCATTGAAAATCCTAATGTAAATGGAATTTTTAATATTGGCACAGGCAGAGCAAGAACATGGAATGATCTCGCAAAATCAGTATTTAAAGCCATGAACGTTCCAGTTAATATCGAATATGTTCCAATGCCTGAAAGCATTAGAGATAGATACCAATATTTTACTCAAGCTGAAATGAAAAAACTTAATGATTCACCCTGCGCTCTAAATTTCACAAGCCTTGAAATTGCAGCAGAAGATTATATAAAAAATTACCTGATGAAAGCTGATATGTATTTATAG